The Bradysia coprophila strain Holo2 chromosome II, BU_Bcop_v1, whole genome shotgun sequence genome has a segment encoding these proteins:
- the LOC119079499 gene encoding putative uncharacterized protein DDB_G0290521, whose translation MNESIKSIHKDISKAAQISNGSPDAEPDCCLPISNGSPDAEPETPESCRVPPDSPPSMHIAANSSDDPNATIISPHCSVATDELRQCLQLATPLQAILVEVRQKIFLNPAVNDHYKAYFDDMLFAAREPPPPVRPSSLLPSSTPIRSPTPSPIFPHNISPIPYLTPSPTPPPIPTQYSTNPISSQSRCTNMQHLRIRRQ comes from the exons ATGAATGAATCCATTAAGTCCATTCATAAAGACATTTCCAAAGCAGCTCAGATTTCTAATGGTTCGCCTGATGCTGAACCGGATTGCTGTCTGCCGATTTCTAATGGTTCGCCTGATGCTGAACCGGAAACACCGGAATCGTGCCGCGTGCCACCTGACAGTCCTCCATCGATGCACATTGCTGCGAACAGTTCCG ATGATCCAAACGCTACCATCATCAGCCCGCATTGCTCGGTTGCTACGGACGAATTGCGCCAGTGCTTGCAGTTGGCTACGCCTCTCCAAGCTATTTTGGTTGAGGTGcgccaaaaaattttcttaaatccGGCCGTTAACGACCACTACAAGGCCTACTTCGACGATATGTTGTTTGCTGCTAGGGAACCTCCTCCTCCAGTTCGTCCTTCTTCCCTTCTTCCCAGTTCAACACCAATTAGATCTCCCACTCCATCACCCATTTTCCCACACAATATTTCACCCATTCCTTATCTCACTCCATCCCCCACTCCACCACCAATTCCCACCCAATATTCCACTAATCCCATCTCCTCCCAAAGCAGATGCACAAACATGCAGCATTTGCGGATTCGTCGTCAATAG